The following proteins are co-located in the Chaetodon trifascialis isolate fChaTrf1 chromosome 14, fChaTrf1.hap1, whole genome shotgun sequence genome:
- the lamtor3 gene encoding ragulator complex protein LAMTOR3: MADDLKRYLYKQLQSVEGLHAIVVTDRDGVPVIKVANDNAPVHALRPGFLSTFALATDQGSKLGLSKNKSIICYYNTYQIVQFNRLPLVISFIASSNANTGLIMSLEKELAPLIEELRQVVEVT; encoded by the exons ATGGCTGAT GATTTGAAGAGATATCtgtacaaacagctgcaaag TGTTGAAGGTCTTCATGCTATTGTAGTGACAGACAGGGATGGTGTCCCAGTTATCAAAG TTGCCAATGACAACGCCCCAGTCCACGCGCTGAGACCCGGCTTCTTGTCCACTTTTGCTCTGGCTACAGATCAAGGCAGCAAGCTGGGCCTTTCCAAGAACAAGAGCATCATCTGCTACTACAACACCTACCAG ATCGTGCAGTTCAATCGGTTACCACTGGTCATCAGTTTCATTGCCAGCAGCAACGCCAACACAG GTCTCATCATGAGTCTGGAGAAGGAGTTGGCTCCTCTAATAGAGGAGCTCAGGCAGGTGGTGGAGGTGACATAA